A stretch of Arctopsyche grandis isolate Sample6627 chromosome 9, ASM5162203v2, whole genome shotgun sequence DNA encodes these proteins:
- the Drp1 gene encoding dynamin related protein 1: MEALIPVINKLQDVFNTVGADAIQLPQIVVLGTQSSGKSSVIESLVGSDFLPRGTGIVTRRPLVLQLVYAPKDSTEHRSADDGTLELEQWGKFLHTKEKVYTNFQDIRKEIERETDRLAGANKGVCADPISLKIFSIKVVNLTLVDLPGITKVPVGDQPIDIENQIRELLFKHISNPNSIVLAVTSANTDMATSESIKMAKEVDPDGRRTLAVITKLDLMDAGTDAIDVLCGRVIPVKLGIVGVVNRSQQDIIDNKTIKDSLKDEATFLQRKYPTISTRNGTPYLAKTLNRLLMHHIRDCIPELKVRLNVMVSQFQSLLNSYGEDVSDKSQTLLQIITKFASAYCSTIEGTSRNIETTELCGGARICYIFHETFGRTLDSVHPLVGLTKMDILTAIRNATGPRPALFVPEVSFELLVKRQIRRLEDPSLRCVELVHEEMQRIVQHCGNEVQQEMLRFPRLHQRIVDVVTQLLRTRLPTTNSMVENLVAIELAYINTKHPDFQRDAALVSGLLKGTDNRNIDDNGSPIFRMKTGRTPPSGNPQPPNSLPNLLESVNNPNVNRDLRNEVLTNGVMDPNKVLSPIKPVNLLPEVPIQTSRKLSEREQHDCEVIERLIKSYFYIVRKSIQDSVPKAVMHFLVNFVKDNLQPELVTHLYKSDQAETLLNESEHIAQRRKEAADMLKALQRAGQIISEIRETHMW; the protein is encoded by the exons agcTCTGGCAAAAGTTCCGTAATAGAAAGTTTGGTAGGAAGTGACTTTTTACCTAGAGGCACCGGAATAGTTACGAGAAGACCACTCGTCTTGCAGCTGGTTTACGCACCCAAAGATAGCACCGAGCATAGATCTGCCGAtgatg GAACACTTGAACTTGAACAATGGGGGAAGTTTTTGCATACAAAAGAAAAGGTGTATACCAATTTCCAAGatattcgaaaagaaattgaaagagAGACTGATAGGCTGGCGGGGGCCAATAAAGGTGTCTGCGCCGACCCGATTAGTCTTAAAATTTTCTCGATTAAGGTCGTCAATTTGACGCTAGTAGATTTGCCGGGAATCACCAAGGTGCCGGTCGGGGATCAGCCCATAGATATCGAGAATCAAATTCGTGAACTTCTCTTTAAACATATATCGAATCCCAATTCAATAGTATTAGCGGTGACGTCTGCGAATACTGATATGGCTACTAGCGAAAGTATTAAGATGGCGAAGGAAGTCGACCCGGACGGTAGAAGAACTCTGGCTGTAATTACCAAATTAGATTTAATGGATGCTG GCACTGATGCCATAGACGTGTTGTGCGGAAGAGTGATTCCCGTTAAATTGGGAATTGTAGGAGTGGTAAACAGATCTCAGCAAGACATTATTGACAACAAAACGATTAAG GATTCTTTAAAAGACGAAGCTACATTTTTACAAAGAAAGTATCCCACTATTTCCACTAGAAACGGTACACCGTATTTGGCCAAGACTTTAAATAGACTATTGATGCATCACATTCGTGATTGTATTCCTGAACTTAAG GTTAGACTCAACGTAATGGTATCACAGTTTCAATCGTTATTAAATTCTTACGGAGAGGACGTATCAGACAAATCGCAAACGCTTCTTCAAATCATAACAAAGTTCGCCAGTGCGTATTGTTCAACGATTGAAGGAACTTCTCGAAACATAGAAACAACGGAATTGTGTGGAGGAGCGAGGATATGCTATATATTTCACGAAACGTTCGGACGGACTTTGGATTCCGTACATCCTTTAGTAG GTCTCACTAAAATGGATATCCTGACTGCAATAAGGAATGCCACCGGCCCCCGTCCAGCTTTGTTTGTACCCGAAGTGTCTTTTGAATTACTCGTCAAGAGGCAAATCAGACGTTTGGAGGATCCATCTTTGAGATGTGTCGAATTG GTGCACGAAGAGATGCAAAGAATAGTTCAACATTGTGGCAATGAAGTTCAGCAAGAAATGTTACGATTTCCAAGATTGCATCAGCGTATTGTAGACGTTGTGACACAGTTGTTAAGAACACGACTTCCAACAACAAATTCCATG GTGGAAAATCTAGTTGCAATTGAATTGGCGTACATTAATACAAAGCATCCAGATTTTCAACGCGATGCTGCCTTAGTGTCGGGACTCCTCAAGGGAACTGATAACAGAAATATAGACGATAACGGCAGTCCCATTTTTCGTATGAAAACTGGAAGGACTCCTCCGAGTGGAAACCCTCAGCCTCCTAATTCG cttccCAATTTGTTGGAAAGTGTGAATAATCCTAATGTGAATCGCGATCTGAGAAATGAGGTGTTGACCAACGGTGTGATGGATCCCAATAAAGTATTGAGTCCCATTAAACCAGTTAATTTGCTACCCGAAGTTCCGATTCAAACTTCTCGAAAACTCTCCGAAAGAGAACAACACGATTGTGAAGTCATtg AGCGactcatcaaatcgtacttctATATTGTGCGTAAGTCAATACAAGATTCCGTTCCAAAAGCTGTGATGCATTTCCTTGTTAATTTTGTAAAAGATAACCTTCAACCGGAACTGGTGACGCATCTGTACAAATCTGATCAGGCCGAGACTTTATTGAATGAATCTGAACACATCGCCCAGAGACGTAAGGAAGCGGCTGATATGCTCAAG GCACTGCAGCGAGCTGGTCAGATCATTAGCGAAATTAGAGAAACTCACATGTGGTGA
- the Ten-m gene encoding teneurin transmembrane protein Ten-m — MNYSQGRGRLYPAYSVSGSEGEGSCGEGEEGRCPLGAQPCRGLSDTPTSENASDATLTDSELALARDSTLLVHNGCLLEGGGRSGRGPDVPPRNPATMSRPNGRVTGNPADLADFEPSCLVRTPSGNVYIPTGDIQKNSSMDYKSNSSCSSPSKEKVMGGMSSMSDGSRRGLPFSNAPVLPLRNNLRRPPSGSSHFPPAAGRFHIRKGLASNCTWKCTAIIFIMLTVLLIAVLSYISASNLLNWSYQNTKACSVLVSESSDIFPASKATTLETNRSVSSRPRPASAAGTSPAGGRAESSYPLIPLRRSRRQALQHVTPLDTTIEPLDLSLSSPIVELIVHDDQLVATSTPIIISHESLQTHDHSTATATPDQTPTSLFASTTTTEEIDDITANSGVSFINETSSTSNLSNNSLLPTQNPTHDVMLQDDHMAIITYDKVDTLSDKNMLKNDVPIEEHKLEEKLNAPDSKLTRYPEEYLLLDNSLSAYRNNLKSMHGLKSATEQNTVLSNNTNKAVSINRVNKNDSKHLPTDNVDHAVLAEKLSPENNYENRLLVNLTISTERRGINQSKPLYMLSISVPTNESSGFLPDVKLTPIVDTEHEFDASDTPSESLQLASSEDDVNAYKESFQSTEPPVTTTTISADKMWGGECVCSCPSCPDNLNSDNITESFLDDYFEPDFESDETFITKVSESTTIPTTTTTTTTEKLTSEVDESSTFTDSTTISDMMDFESSSDTPTSTESDVATDEFSTETSCPVVTTPLPPPPTILILEGARTFPARSFPPDGTTFSQISLGQRLSKEIPPYSYWNMQFYQSEAAYVKFDYNIPRGASIGVYARRNALPTHTQYHILEVLSGFKARTTRASHPSMKKEVTHYMEQGHWFLSLYNDDGDPQEVAFIAMIADDMTHNCPNGCSGKGECLMGHCQCNPGFGGDDCSESVCPVLCSQKGEYINGECQCNPGWKGKECSLRHDECEVPDCNGHGHCVNGKCACIRGYKGKFCADIDCPHPTCSGHGFCIEGSCFCKKGWKGTDCATMDQDALQCLPDCSGHGRFDLDTQSCICEARWSGDDCSKEVCDLDCGAHGFCVGDSCQCNPGWTGESCSSKLCDSRCGEHGQCKNGTCLCVSGWNGRHCTMEGCPGGCGGHGSCRVNTDGLWECRCFDGWDGEDCTTLKEQNCNDAKDNDKDGLVDCEDPECCTSYQCRESQLCLSAPSPIEILLRKQPPAITASFFERMQFLIDEDSLQNYARQETFNESRSGVVRGRVVTSLGSGLVGVRVSTTKPLEGFTLTRENGWFELLVNGGGAVTLSFGRSPFKPTNHVVYVPWNEVVIIDKVMMTLSDEKGSISPPQACMAHDYDTMKPVVLATWKHGFQGGCPDKSAILAESQVVQESLQIPGTGLNLVYHSSRSAGYLSTIQLQLTPETIPPTLSLIHLRITIEGILFEKVFEADPVIKFTYAWNRFNVYRQRIYGVTTAMVKVGYQYSDCKDIIWNYQTTKLSGHDMSISEVGGWNLDIHHRYNFHEGILQKGDGSNIYLKHKPRVILTTMGDGHQRPLECTGSCEGIASKERLLAPVALAASPDGSIFVGDFNLVRRILTDGTVKTVVKLNATRVSYRYHMALSPLDDKLFISDPESHQIIAVRNIDDYSDPEHNWDPVVGSGERCLPGDEAHCGDGALARDAKLAYPKGMAVSTDNILYFADGTNIRMVDRDNIVTTIIGNHMHKSHWKPIPCEGTLNVEEVHLRWPTELAINPLDNTLHIIDDHMILQLTPDGRVRVVAGRPLHCPSPSTGFDVELATHATLIMPQSIAFGPAGDLFVAESDSQRINRVRVIGTDGKITLYAGAESKCNCLERGCDCFEADHYLASSSKFNTISAVVVSPDGVIHIGDQANYRIRSVMASIPDASGSRWYEIFSPETQEIYVFNRFGQHITTKNILTGETIYSFAYNVNTSNGKLSTVTDAAGNKVFLLRDYASQVNSIENTKGQKCRLRMSRMKLLHELSTPDNYNVTFDYHGPSGLLKTKLDSTGRSYVYNYDEFGRLTTAVTPTGKIISLNFDLSLKGATVQVSQNNRKPVSMLIKGSSVITKTGESELRTMVSTDGSISTTLAWGHTVSTDTVPYTILAEIDPLLGESYPVPAKQKTEVGGELANRFEWRYFLRRLQSGKTKVGKTVAQIGRKLRVNGENLITLEYDRDTATVAVFMDDRVELLNVTYDKTSRPIKWGPRNGIFAGVELEYDRFSRLTSWRWGDLSEMYGFDRAGRLFEIKYGDGSSMVYAFKDMFSSLPLKVTTPRGSDYLLQYDDAGALQSLTTPRGHIHAFSLQTSLGFFKYQYFSPMNRHPYEILYNDDGQILAMVYPHQSGKVAYVYDSSGKLDTSLAGVSSIHYTYVESTQLVKSIEVIEPNYELRQDFKYHAGILKDEKLKFSSKSGLNNGHYKYQYDGNARLSTIEVNINGKEMPPQRLKYNQNMGTLEGISDLRTYRNTFNRSVMQDTSKQFFTITDYDDHGRIKTILINIKSYDVFRLELEYDLRNRIKTQKLLIGRATTTDRINYNNDGHVMEVVGSSDWKYVYDENGNIIGVIHQGEKISLGYDSGDRVVQYGDVEFNNYDGRGFVVRRGEQKYRYNSRGQLIHAFEREKFQSWYFYDDRGRLVSWKDDKENITQYFYSNPTMPNSPTHVHYPKTGKTFRFLYDQRNIVISVETSEQRFYIACDHNGSPMALFDTNGNIVKNIKRSPFGKIVTDSNPDFYLPIDFHGGIFDPHTKLVYIDKRLYDPSVGQWMTPSWEHLATKLSTPTDIFIYRFQNNDPINKRQNFTYMTDLASWLQLYGYDLNKMIGSKYTANMIYQPMVTVTSPQLAPDFGVISGLQCINDKINEKFSDLSFVPMPLLKMEPKTRNLLPRVAYRKAVFGEGVLISRLDGRALVNIVEGVNSVVQDVVTSVFNNSFFLDLHFSIHDQDVFYFVKDNPLKVRDDMEELKRLGGMFNVSQHEGGEQGVEVRLHGAEAAVVLKYGVDPMQERTRLIKHAHKRAIERAWEHEKALVAAGWEGRAPWTEEEKEELIAHGVVDGWTAQDIHSTALFPQLADDPGNVAFVRDGRRKRRKSSRAHRRRS, encoded by the exons CGTCCAATCTATTGAATTGGTCATACCAAAATACCAAAGCATGCTCAGTGCTGGTCAGCGAAAGCTCAGACATATTCCCAGCTTCTAAGGCGACTACCCTGGAGACGAATCGGTCGGTGAGCAGCAGGCCAAGGCCAGCATCGGCCGCAGGAACCAGTCCAGCTGGAGGTAGGGCAGAGTCCTCATACCCTTTGATCCCGCTTCGCCGCTCACGTAGACAGGCTCTTCAGCATGTAACTCCTTTAGACACAACTATCGAGCCTTTGGATCTGTCACTGTCTTCGCCAATAGTAGAACTTATTGTGCATGATGACCAACTAGTGGCCACATCTACACCTATTATTATTTCGCATGAATCTCTTCAAACGCATGACCATAGTACAGCTACTGCCACTCCTGATCAAACCCCAACCTCACTCTTCGCTTCTACTACCACTACTGAAGAAATCGACGACATAACTGCTAACTCTGGTGTGAGCTTCATTAACGAAACTTCTTCTACTTCTAACTTGTCTAACAACTCTCTTCTTCCTACTCAAAACCCGACACACGATGTAATGTTGCAAGACGATCACATGGCTATAATCACATACGACAAGGTGGATACGTTGAGTGATAAGAACATGCTTAAAAACGATGTACCAATAGAGGAGCACAAATTGGAAGAGAAATTAAATGCACCTGACAGCAAATTAACTCGCTATCCAGAAGAATACTTGCTATTAGACAACTCTTTGAGTGCTTACCGCAATAATCTAAAATCTATGCATGGTTTGAAATCAGCCACCGAACAAAACACCGTATTATCTAACAATACTAATAAGGCTGTGAGCATTAACCGTGTGAATAAGAACGATTCAAAGCACTTACCAACTGACAATGTTGACCATGCAGTTCTTGCAGAGAAGCTTTCgcctgaaaataattatgagaaCCGCCTACTAGTCAACTTGACGATTTCGACCGAGAGAAGAGGGATCAATCAATCGAAGCCTCTCTACATGCTGTCCATATCAGTGCCAACCAACGAGAGCTCAGGCTTCTTGCCAGACGTAAAACTAACGCCAATAGTAGACACAGAGCATGAGTTTGACGCATCTGACACTCCTTCTGAAAGCTTACAATTGGCCTCGTCCGAGGACGACGTCAATGCTTACAAAGAAAGCTTCCAATCGACTGAACCGCCAGTCACAACCACCACTATCTCAGCCGATAAGATGTGGGGAGGTGAATGTGTCTGTTCTTGCCCCTCTTGTCCGGATAATCTAAATTCTGACAATATTACAGAGTCCTTTTTGGATGACTACTTCGAGCCGGACTTTGAATCCGACGAAACGTTCATAACCAAAGTGTCCGAATCCACAACGATTCCGACGACAACAACAACGACCACCACTGAAAAATTAACCAGTGAAGTAGACGAATCTAGCACGTTTACAGATTCGACAACCATCTCTGATATGATGGATTTTGAGAGTAGTTCTGATACCCCGACTTCTACCGAAAGTGACGTTGCCACAGATGAATTTTCAACGGAGACGTCGTGCCCCGTAGTGACAACTCCTCTTCCCCCACCGCCCACAATTCTCATCTTGGAAG GTGCTCGAACGTTCCCGGCTCGATCATTTCCTCCGGACGGTACAACGTTTTCCCAAATATCATTAGGACAACGTTTATCCAAAGAGATCCCTCCATATAGTTATTGGAATATGCAATTTTATCAATCGGAAGCTGCTTATGTAAAATTCGATTATAACATTCCGAGAGGTGCCTCGATAGGTGTATACGCCAGAAGGAACGCTCTACCCACACACACCCAATATCATATTTTAGAAGTTCTGAGTGGTTTTAAAGCAAGAACGACAAGAGCATCACAT CCGTCGATGAAGAAGGAAGTCACGCATTATATGGAGCAAGGTCACTGGTTCTTGTCTCTGTACAATGACGACGGTGATCCCCAAGAAGTAGCCTTCATCGCGATGATTGCTGACGACATGACACACAATTGCCCTAACGGTTGCTCAGGTAAAGGCGAATGCTTGATGGGACACTGTCAATGCAATCCTGGATTCGGTGGAGATGATTGTAGTGAAA GTGTGTGTCCAGTGTTGTGTAGTCAAAAGGGTGAATACATCAACGGAGAATGTCAATGCAATCCGGGTTGGAAAGGAAAGGAATGTTCTTTAAGGCATGATGAATGTGAAGTTCCTGATTGTAACGGACATGGACATTGCGTCAATGGAAAGTGTGCTTGCATCAGGGGATACAAGGGCAAATTTTGCGCTGATATAGATTGCCCACATCCGACGTGCTCCGGCCATGGTTTCTGCATCGAAGGTTCCTGCTTCTGTAAGAAGGGTTGGAAAGGTACTGACTGTGCAACTATGGATCAGGATGCTTTGCAATGCCTACCAGACTGCTCAGGACATGGAAGATTTGATTTGGACACCCAATCGTGCATATGCGAAGCAAGGTGGTCCGGCGATGACTGTTCCAAAG AGGTATGCGATTTGGATTGCGGTGCTCATGGATTCTGCGTTGGTGATTCTTGCCAGTGTAATCCAGGATGGACTGGAGAATCTTGTTCATCGAAACTTTGCGACTCTCGCTGTGGTGAACATGGTCAATGTAAAAATGGTACTTGCCTGTGTGTTTCTGGTTGGAATGGTCGACATTGTACTATGGAAGGATGTCCAGGTGGATGCGGCGGTCATGGATCATGCCGAGTCAATACCGATGGACTTTGGGAATGCAGATGCTTTGACGGCTGGGATGGAGAAGATTGTACAACTCTCAAAGAACAGAATTGCAATGACGCTAAAGACAATGATAaag ATGGATTAGTTGATTGTGAAGATCCAGAGTGTTGTACGAGTTATCAATGCAGAGAAAGTCAACTATGTCTCTCGGCACCATCGCCGATTGAAATTCTTCTCCGCAAACAACCACCGGCCATCACAGCATCCTTCTTTGAACGCATGCAGTTCCTCATCGACGAAGACAGTCTACAAAATTACGCACGGCAAGAAACGTTCAATGAAAG ccGTTCTGGAGTTGTAAGAGGCCGTGTAGTAACTTCTTTGGGATCTGGCCTCGTTGGTGTCAGAGTGAGCACCACAAAACCATTGGAAGGTTTCACTCTTACCCGTGAAAATGGATGGTTTGAACTGTTGGTTAACGGTGGTGGAGCAGTCACTTTATCATTCGGTCGATCACCATTCAAACCGACCAATCATGTTGTTTATGTACCATGGAATGAA GTCGTCATCATAGACAAAGTTATGATGACTTTGAGTGATGAAAAAGGTTCAATAAGCCCACCTCAAGCTTGCATGGCTCACGACTACGATACCATGAAGCCAGTAGTTCTCGCTACTTGGAAACATGGCTTCCAAGGTGGCTGTCCTGATAAGAGTGCCATATTAGCTGAATCACAG GTTGTTCAAGAAAGCCTGCAGATTCCAGGCACCGGATTGAATCTTGTTTATCACAGTTCAAGATCTGCCGGATATTTGTCCACAATTCAACTTCAGCTCACTCCGGAAACAATTCCTCCAACGTTGAGTTTGATCCATTTACGTATCACAATTGAAGGAATCCTCTTCGAAAAAGTATTCGAAGCAGATCCAGTCATCAAATTTACCTATGCCTGGAATAGATTCAATGTCTACAGGCAGAGAATATATGGTGTAACCACAGCTATGGTTAAAGTTGGATACCAGTATTCAGATTGCAAGGATATTATATGGAATTATCAAACTACTAAACTGAGTGGACATGATATGAGCATTTCTGAAGTCGGAGGATGGAATCTGGATATTCATCATAGATACAACTTTCATGAAG GTATTCTTCAAAAAGGTGATGGTTCTAATATTTACCTGAAACACAAACCCAGAGTAATTTTGACGACTATGGGAGACGGACATCAAAGACCGTTAGAATGTACTGGATCCTGTGAGGGTATTGCATCCAAGGAAAGACTTTTAGCTCCAGTTGCGTTAGCAGCATCGCCTGATGGCTCTATTTTCGTTGGTGATTTCAATCTCGTTAGACGTATCCTCACTGACGGAACAGTCAAAACAGTTGTCAAATTAAA TGCTACAAGAGTATCGTACAGATACCACATGGCTCTCAGTCCTTTGGATGACAAACTTTTCATCTCCGATCCTGAATCTCATCAAATAATAGCAGTCAGAAATATAGATGACTATTCAGACCCAGAACATAATTGGGATCCTGTTGTTGGATCTGGTGAACGATGCCTGCCGGGAGACGAAGCTCACTGCGGAGACGGAGCTTTAGCGAGAGatgcaaaactcgcttatcctAAAGGAATGGCAGTCTCAACAGACAACATTTTGTACTTCGCAGACGGTACTAACATTCGAATGGTCGATAGAGATAATATTGTAACGACAATCATCGGAAACCATATGCACAAATCACACTGGAAACCAATACCATGCGAAGGTACACTCAATGTCGAAGAAGTACATCTGAGATGGCCTACAGAATTAGCTATAAATCCACTCGATAATACTTTGCATATCATTGATGATCATATGATCCTTCAATTGACACCTGATGGAAGAGTGAGGGTGGTCGCTGGCCGTCCTTTGCATTGTCCAAGCCCCTCAACTGGATTTGATGTTGAACTCGCCACTCATGCTACACTTATAATGCCTCAAAGTATTGCGTTCGGTCCAGCTGGCGATTTGTTCGTGGCTGAGAGTGATTCTCAAAGAATCAATAGAGTGCGAGTGATTGGAACTGATGGAAAAATAACTTTATATGCCGGAGCTGAATCTAAATGCAACTGCTTGGAGCGCGGATGCGATTGCTTCGAAGCTGATCACTACTTGGCATCTAGTTCCAAATTCAACACAATATCAGCAGTTGTTGTCAGTCCCGATGGTGTCATACACATCGGCGATCAAGCCAACTATAGAATAAGATCAGTGATGGCCAGTATTCCTGACGCGAGTGGATCCAGATGGTATGAAATATTCTCACCAGAAACCCAAGAAATTTATGTGTTCAATCGATTTGGTCAACACATTACAACAAAGAACATTCTGACTGGTGAAACAATATATTCCTTTGCATACAACGTCAATACAAGCAATGGAAAACTGAGCACAGTAACCGATGCAGCTGGAAACAAAGTATTCCTACTCAGAGACTATGCAAGTCAAGTTAACTCAATCGAAAATACTAAAGGCCAAAAATGTCGACTGAGGATGTCTCGTATGAAGCTGTTGCACGAACTGAGCACACCCGATAACTATAATGTTACTTTTGACTATCATGGACCGAGTGGTTTGCTCAAAACTAAATTAGACAGTACAGGTCGCAGCTACGTTTACAACTATGATGAATTCGGAAGGTTGACTACAGCAGTTACGCCCACAGGTAAAATCATAAGTCTCAACTTTGACTTGAGCCTCAAGGGTGCTACCGTTCAAGTGAGTCAAAACAACCGCAAACCAGTATCGATGCTGATCAAAGGTTCTTCTGTAATCACAAAAACTGGAGAATCTGAGTTGAGAACAATGGTATCTACTGATGGAAGCATTTCTACTACTCTTGCTTGGGGACATACTGTCTCAACCGATACCGTTCCATACACAATCCTTGCTGAGATTGATCCATTGCTCGGTGAAAGCTATCCAGTTCCTGCCAAACAAAAGACAGAAGTAGGAGGAGAGTTGGCTAATAGATTTGAATGGCGCTACTTCTTACGCAGACTACAATCAGGCAAGACTAAAGTCGGCAAGACTGTAGCTCAAATTGGAAGAAAGTTGCGTGTCAACGGTGAAAACTTGATAACTTTGGAATACGACAGAGATACTGCTACAGTTGCAGTGTTTATGGACGATAGAGTGGAACTTTTGAATGTAACATACGATAAAACATCCAGGCCGATCAAATGGGGACCACGTAATGGAATATTTGCCGGTGTCGAATTGGAATATGACAGATTCAGCCGTTTGACGAGCTGGCGTTGGGGCGATCTTAGCGAAATGTATGGCTTCGATAGAGCTGGTCGTCTATTCGAAATCAAATATGGAGACGGATCTTCAATGGTATATGCCTTCAAAGACATGTTCAGCAGTTTACCGCTTAAAGTAACCACACCTAGAGGAAGTGACTATCTTTTACAATACGATGACGCTGGAGCATTGCAATCCCTGACCACGCCCAGAGGTCACATCCATGCATTCTCGCTTCAAACTTCTCTAGGATTCTTCAAGTACCAATACTTCTCACCGATGAACCGACACCCTTACGAAATACTGTACAATGACGATGGCCAAATCTTAGCCATGGTATATCCTCACCAATCTGGCAAAGTTGCATATGTCTACGATAGCTCGGGTAAATTGGATACGTCTTTAGCTGGAGTGTCATCTATACATTATACGTACGTTGAAAGCACCCAACTCGTAAAGAGTATCGAAGTCATCGAGCCTAACTATGAATTGAGACAAGATTTCAAATACCATGCTGGAATATTGAAAGATGAAAAGCTCAAATTCAGTTCCAAGAGCGGTCTAAACAATGGTcattataaatatcaatatgaCGGCAATGCCAGATTATCCACCATCGAAGTCAACATCAACGGTAAGGAAATGCCTCCACAACGTCTCAAGTATAACCAAAATATGGGTACTCTTGAAGGTATCAGCGATTTGCGTACTTACAGAAATACATTCAATCGGTCAGTAATGCAAGACACTAGCAAACAATTCTTTACTATTACCGACTATGATGATCACGGTAGAATCAAAACTATTCTAATCAACATCAAATCATACGACGTCTTCCGTTTAGAATTGGAGTATGATTTGAGGAATAGAATCAAGACCCAGAAACTACTCATTGGCAGGGCAACCACTACAGATCGTATCAATTACAATAATGATGGACATGTCATGGAAGTAGTCGGCAGTAGCGATTGGAAGTATGTGTATGATGAGAATGGTAACATCATTGGAGTCATTCACCAAGGTGAAAAGATTTCACTCGGATATGACAGTGGAGATAGAGTTGTGCAATACGGTGatgttgaatttaataattatgatgGACGTGGATTTGTGGTGAGACGCGGTGAACAGAAGTATCGTTACAATTCCAGAGGACAATTAATTCACGCTTTCGAAAGAGAGAAGTTCCAGTCTTGGTACTTCTACGATGACAGGGGTAGGCTGGTATCTTGGAAAGACGACAAAGAGAATATCACTCAATATTTCTATTCAAATCCGACCATGCCCAACTCCCCTACACACGTTCATTACCCGAAGACCGGAAAGACCTTCAGATTCCTTTACGATCAAAGAAATATTGTAATCAGCGTTGAAACCAGTGAGCAAAGATTCTACATTGCTTGCGATCATAATGGTTCACCTATGGCTCTATTCGACACTAATGGAAACATTGTGAAGAACATTAAGAGATCACCATTTGGAAAAATAGTCACGGATTCAAATCCAGACTTCTATTTACCTATAGACTTCCACGGAGGTATATTTGATCCTCACACTAAATTGGTGTATATTGATAAGAGACTATACGATCCTTCGGTAGGACAATGGATGACACCTTCGTGGGAACATCTCGCTACAAAGCTCAGCACTCCAACTGACATATTCATATACCGCTTCCAAAATAATGATCCGATCAATAAACGACAGAACTTCACATATATGACTGATCTAGCCAGTTGGTTGCAACTTTACGGATACGATTTGAATAAGATGATCGGGTCGAAATACACTGCCAACATGATCTACCAACCCATGGTAACGGTCACTTCTCCACAGCTCGCTCCAGACTTTGGAGTAATATCAGGCTTGCAGTGCATCAACGATAAG ATCAATGAGAAATTCTCTGATTTGAGTTTCGTACCGATGCCGCTGTTGAAAATGGAACCTAAAACACGAAACTTGCTGCCGAGAGTGGCCTACAGAAAGGCTGTATTCGGAGAAGGAGTCTTAATTTCCCGTTTGGACGGAAGAGCCTTAGTCAATATTGTTGAAGGTGTTAATAGTGTGGTCCAAGATGTCGTGACTTCAGTCTTCAACAACTCTTTCTTCTTGGACTTGCACTTTAGCATACACGATCAAGACGTGTTTTACTTCGTCAAAGATAATCCGTTGAAGGTCAGAGACGATATGGAAGAATTGAAAAGATTAGGTGGAATGTTCAATGTTTCACAACATGAAGGCGGAGAGCAGGGTGTAGAAGTCAGGCTTCATGGTGCTGAAGCTGCTGTCGTGCTCAAGTACGGCGTTGATCCTATGCAAGAAAGGACTCGACTGATAAAGCACGCACACAAAAGAGCAATAGAACGAGCTTGGGAGCACGAAAAGGCGTTGGTGGCTGCCGGATGGGAAGGTCGCGCTCCGTGGACCGAAGAAGAAAAGGAGGAATTGATAGCACATGGTGTTGTCGATGGATGGACGGCTCAAGACATCCACTCAACGGCACTCTTCCCGCAGCTGGCTGACGATCCCGGCAACGTGGCCTTCGTCAGAGACGGCAGGAGGAAAAGGAGAAAGAGCAGTCGGGCACACCGTCGCCGCTCCTGA